AGACACTCTCTTTGATTTAGGTTTTACTTGTTTTTTCAGATCCTGGCAGTATACAGAACTTGAGTTGCCCTTGGAAAGGTTAACAACATTCTGTGGTTCCTGAACAATATCCAAAGTGACTTCAGGAAGTGGCAGAGTGACAGGACCAATGGACTTTTCCGTGGCAACATGGTGGATTTTGAGTGTATCTGTTTCTTCCTTTTTATAGGGAAATACTAAAACTGATAAAGCAGGGAAATCCAGGCCATGTTTGTCCCTAAAATCTGAGTGGCATCCCTTATCCAAATCTTCTAcgtgcataaaatacattttctctccACATGTAGGTGCCGATGTTCTACATAAATTCTGCTGCTGGTGGTTTTTACTTGACACTTCTTGGTTCTCAGATCCTTTAAGATTATTACTATTAATAGCAACAGTATGAGATGCAGTGATATCCATCTTATCCTGGTTACATGTAAACACAATGGTTTCATTAACAGGAAGTACAGGACCAACATGGGTGGTTTGCCCACCTTGTAGGGCAATATCATCATCTAAGGACACTGTATGGATTTTAGTGGTCTCCATGTCATCACCCATCGCAAACACAACTGTTTTGCTATTTGAAAAAGCTTCCTGTCCAACCCATTTATCCAGTTTTAATCTATCCTCATGCATGACCCTTTCCATAGTTTTATCAATAGTGTGTGATTCAGTTATTTCCATATCATCCTGATTAAACACAAACACCATTTTATCTCCATGAACTACGGACTGGGTTTGAGGTGCTCTCTCACCTTGTGAAGCAATTTCACTGTTTATTGCTGCTGTATGGCTCTTTGTGATCTCCATGTCATTCTCACCACCCAGTGAAAACACAACAGTCTTTTCACTGGTTGATCCAATCAGACTTTTCCTTCCAGTCCCTTTACCTAGTTTTGGCACAGTCTGGGATGCAGCCTTTTCCATAGGTTTATCAATTACAACAGTGTTGGGTCTAGTTATTTCCATGTCATCATTGTATGTAAATACAACAGTTTTATCTGCAGGAATTAAGGGTATTACGTTACTTGAACTCTCACCTTGTAGGTAAATTTTATTGTCTGATGCCATGGTGTGACTTTTAGTCATCTCCATATCATCATCCACTGAAAATATGACAGTCTTCTCATTTGAAAGAGACAATGGCTTTAAGCCATTGTTGCTTAACATCTTCTTGCCATATATCAAGGGGCATTGGTCACATCCTTGTTGCTGCAGACTATCTGCAGCTATAATGGTAAGGCATGAGGTCAAGTCCTTTTTCTTTGGAAATAAAGTATTATCTTTTCTTTCCGTTAAAACTGTATCAGGAAAATTTACTACACAGCTACCAGTCAAATCCATATTTTCTTCAGAGAAAAACACAACTGACTTTTCCAAAAGAGAAGCCATCTGTGAATTTTTTGTATCTGGCATCGATGTTCTGGCTGTTTTAATGAAGTCCTGTTTTGAAGAAAGTGAAGAAGCTGCTTTACTAGTTGAAGAAAGTCTCTCAGAATTTGCAGTGTTTGACAGTACCTTGTTTAATGCTGCCATAGTATGGCTTGGCTGTTGCAAGTCAGAATTTTCTGAGTCAGTGTGTATTTCTGCTGTCTTCCCAAAATGCACATTTCCTTTAATATCAGAGGGAAGGGTCTCATTGCCGGAAGTGAAAGCAAATCTTGGAGCAGCAAGGGCTGGAATTTTGTTATTTCCAGGAGTATCATTCTTTTGATTTGAGTTCATTCCGAGACTCCCACATTCTATTGCCGCAGTCTGACTTCTAGTAATATCTATATCAGAACCATCAGAAAATAAGAGGGTCTTATTTTGTGGTTGTTGTGGTTTAGATATTACACTGTTCTGAGTATGTGTACTCTCATATTCTTGTGCTACTAGAATAGGAGCAAAGTCAAGAGCAGCAGTATGATTTCTGGTTATATCCATACTTTGATCATCTGGAAAATCAACAGTTTTGTCATTAGTATAGGCAAGTGAAGGGTTGACTAGGCTTTTCCTCAATTGTTGAGATATTTCACAGTTTTGTCTTTGCAAAGGTTTCAGCACACAGTTGTTGCTGGCAATGGTGTGGCTTTTAGGGACTTCCATCTCTTGCTCTTGTGATGAAAAAATAATGGTTTTGGGATTGGGATGGCTTCTTTTAATATCCCTGTGATCACCCATTCCTGAAAGAGGATTTTCCTTGTCAAGGTTTAGAAGAAGACTTACAGCTTCATTCACTTCTTTATTCCAGTTCTCTCCTGGAATAGTTTTAGGCTGCATTCGTTGTTGGCTTGTAGTTATTTCACTGTTTTGATGGTCAATGATTATAGCATGACATTTAGTTATTTCCATTTCTTCCTGCTCATTTAAATTAGAAGAGCTAGATTTGTTACCAAAAATTTGAGGTTTGAATTTCACTGAGGTGGACATACCAGCAGAGACAGGGGGAAGTTGACTTGCAATGCCCTTTTTGACATCCTTGGCAATATAACTTCTAGTCAAGCCCATACCTTCCCCTGAGAAGACTATTGTTTTGTCATTTGGCTGTGAAACGAGCAGAGAGGTCACTGTGCTATGTTGAAATGTGCCCTTAGAAGTCCAAGAACCAGGATTTGCACTTGAATTTAGCCCCAGAGTCTCAGAAGCAGCTCTGTGATTTTGGATCCCGTTTTCACTTCTGTTATCTGTCACAGAAGATATTGTGTGTGCATTGTTTTTACATTGCCTGAGAACTTGATTATCTGAAGTTATTTGACATTTTGTAACATCCATGTCATCATCTCTTGAAACTGTTTTTTCCATTAACAAAGAGATGGCATTTCCTGGTTTTTGAAAAGCTTCATAACAAGACTTGCCAATTGCCTTGGAAGTTTCATTATAGTTTACAAATGTACAATTCCCAGTAACTTCCATATCATTAAAACTAGAAAAGACAATGGTTTTATCACCATGGAAGATAGGTTCAAAAGAAACACATCCAGGAACCACAGTCCTTGTTCTGCAACCTTGATTAGAGGTCTGTGATGCTTTGTGATTGTCTATCAAAATAGCATGGCTTCGAGTAATACCTTCCTCATCTTCTACACTTACAGTTTTCTTTTCAACACACCTTTCGGGGTCCTGTGGAACAATCAATTGATGGTTAGATGTTCTCTTTAATCTAGATTGGTCAGCAACAAAACTGGATGATAAATCCATTCTGATGGTCTGACTTTGTTTTTCAATGTTGAACGTGTTATTTTTGGAGAGGGACATTTTTACAGTTTGGCTGGCAGTCATATCCATATCTCCACAAGCCACAGTTACGTCACCACATTCTAATTGCTTTGATATGGCCTCACAAGTATTGGGGAACATGGTATTAATGTTAGATACGTGACACTTTGTAATATCCATCTCATCATCTTGTCCTCTGAAGATTCTAGTCACATTGCTGGTGTTCTCTTGTGCGTGGGAATATACACACTCCACTGGAGAAAATTTACTAGTTTCTGGAAGTTGTGAAGGGACAAAAAACAGGTTCTCCTTGTCAGGTCCTTCAAGAGTGGGGTTGGCAAACATTTCACTTGACTTCAAGCTTGTCAAGAATTCACTGAAATCTATTTTCTTTACTGGCTCAAAGTCTGGCTTCTGTTGAAGAGACGGACATGCATAATTTGTCTCTGTAGGATCACAGAAAAAACGAAATTCCTTGTTCATTTCTGGCCTTTCATTTTTAGATGTTAACCCAGCTAAAAATGATTTGATGTCTATTTTCCTAGGTTTGTCAATTTCTTCATTGCTTTTAAGGTTACGTGTGATCACTGCAGTGTGACTAGCTGTCATATCCATTTCGTTTTCATCCAAAAAGATAAGTGTTCTGTCATTTCTATTTGTTTGATTGTTGTCTGTATCATGGCACTAATAAAGAACAGGAAATGACAGTTACTGACATTTACAAGAAGCGCTAAACCAATTATTCTGGTTAATACACGGCTCAATTAATGTGGCCTAAAGgccagttttatttatttatttaaaaatacagactaTCACTTGTATCTGACCTTCTAGGTGAGCAGTAAATAGACACAGCTTTAGCTAAAAATGAAAGCTTGCACACCTTCAAGGAAAGAGACAGGGCTCCATAATTACAGCATAATGCTATGTAACATTTTAGAGTAAGTTTACTTCAGAACTTTACAGCAATATATAAACTTCTGATGTGTTGGATCTATCTTGCTTAGATTATAGCTGGATCACTGATCCTTATTCATAAAGTTGGGTCACTTATGGatcaaaaatgttccatttttcttTCCAGTCACATGTTGTGGCCTAATCCTTTCTTCTTGGCTGCAATCAAAAGCCCTCCCTTGTTGCTGGCATATGTATGCTCATATAAGCAATGGGATCTGGAAGTTATACAATTCTTTTTCCCCACAACCAAGAGGAGAATGAAGAAAAGATTTAGACAGGCTTAACTAATCTAACGTAGGGAAAGAAAATTGAACAATAATGATCCACAATTGACCAGGGCCCTCATTTTATAAAGCGTAGATCAGGGGAAAATATTCTATACACACTTTATTTAAAGTACAATTCTTTTATGCAATACAAGCAATATGCTTGAAGAAGCATGACCTGTTTGGGCTTTTCTAAAACGATCAGAAGCCTAGGCTTTAACTTGACCAGTTTAGCATGTGTTAAGGCAAaggtctcaaacacatggcccacggagttatttcctgcgggcCGCCAtaagcagccaagctcccctcaccccctgccccgctcctcctCTTACCTCCCAGGGCTTCCCGCCACcatacagctgtttggcagcacttaggactttccaagACGGACTTTccaaggggaggagcagggacgcagcgggctcaggggaggagacggagaagaggcagggccaggatttggggaagggttcGAATAGGGGCAGAGACttttgggaaggggttggaatggggatggggaaggggttggacgaggtggggcctcatggaaggggttgagtggggacagggccaggagcgggggggggggagaagagggcttttgtatctttgtataaAAAGGTGTCAGTGacgcggccctcgggccaatgtactagtcctcatgtggcccgtggtgatttgagtttgagatccctgtgtTAAGGTATacactgccttgtctacactagactttaGAACATTTTAGTTAGCTTATATTAGATAACGCATCTTTAAATCCTAGACTAGAAAAAGACAAAGGGCATTGCAACAGCAGCAAGTATCTTGGCAAATGCCtgcctggaaaaaaaagaagcatGAGCATGTTCCACAACACTGGATTACATCCTCCCAGGATGCATGAGTGAAATGTAACACACAAACTCAATGATTTACATGACCATGATTACAAAAAGATTAGCTGCAAGGTTGGGTTTTTCACTGCCTGAGTCAGTAGGAAAAACTACAGAGATATGCTCAAACACCAACTGTTTACTATCTTTCTGGAACGTTGCAGTGGCCACAGGGATAATGGGCTAATGTATCTATTCTTACCTCCATCTTCAAAGGAATATCACTAGATGAGAAAAGCATGGGTGAGCCCTCCCAGCTATGAAAAGGCAGTTGGCACAAAACTCTCTTCTGCATACCCTGAGATCACAACTAGAAATAATGGAGAAGCTCTCCCTAATGCTGAAATTAGCAAACTACTTTAAAGTAGAAGTCTGCAATATCACAGTATGATATTCATCAGATTGGGGGGGAAATACTTGGAAGAAAGTGTGAACATTTTTCTCTTCAAGAGAATTATGAACAAAGATCCTGTTTGTTCAGTAACTCATGAAAATACAACTTAAAATGTAAATCTTTGTTGGTTAGGCCTCTTACTTCCTACACAAATGAATGCAATAGATTTTTGGACCCAAATATTCTCAGCATGAAAGAGTGAACGTATTCACATACCTCAGTCTGCTGCACCGGTGTCTGGATTGGGGCATGAAGCAAAGTGTCCATCCCTTTTAAGAGAAAAAAGTACTGCATCCATTGAGTTAGGGATCATAGGAAATGGGGATCTGTGAACTCACTCTACACGCATCAGTAACTGAGTGTGCATTGAACACAAATACAGCCGACTAAGACAAATATACCCTGAAATAAGTTTTCATCAGTCTCTTGTGAGAATGTAGCTGAGGTCCTACAGCAGGATGCTTGCCAAGCAGTTATGGGGCAAAAACCCCAGTTACACAACAGTTCTCTTCATTAACAGACAGATTGTTCCAGGACTGCTCACATTCTTTATTGCAATAAGTAGTTTTGGACAAAAGTAACTTGTTAATAAAGAAATCTATTTTCAAACTTACCAGTAATCTCGCACTGAATAGTTTCAGGCCCttcatttctaaaaaaaagtagttttacaTAAACAGTTTACTAAAAGATTTCAAAACACAGAGCTCTCATTTCGGTAATATAGCAAGAAGTGAGCATTAGGCTTGGAACAGTGTTCTGGTATTGAACAGCAGGTAACAGATGCTATGAGGAGATCTGTAAGATACAAAGTTGCAGTCCAATAACACTGAAGGGAGTCCTTAACCCAAGAAATTATTGCAACATTACATGTAAAGAAGATACTGCCCGTCCCATATATTTTGCATACTGGTGAATTATTACTTGCCactgaggaagagagaagggCTAAATTAATTCCTTATTCTAAACCCAGACCTTTTGCTTTAAGTTATCCCCTTCTGCTCCCAATGGGCTACAAGGCAGTTTGAGTTCAATCTTCTGTAAACTAAAAGGCTCCAGTAATTCCATCTAAGGGAAAGGGGAGTATCAGGTAAACACCTTGTTCTGCTCTCAGTGTGACTTCTGATGCCCTCTCCTTTTGGTGTCCTTTACTGCTCTTTCAGGACTGATAGACTTTAGCACGATGAAGGAAAAatatggggggtgggagagaagtgGGAAGAGGGTTGGTTTAAAGCATGTTAGTACCTAGACAGGGCTTGACTCCTTTAAAAATGTTAGCTGTTCATGGCCAACCCTAAGCTCCTCCCTCACcaactaaaatgttttaaaggcATCATACTCTACATTCATGAGGTGCATCAATATGTTTTAAACTCTTTAATCAAAAtcacactaattttttttaaacaccaccaTTCCCCCTcatttagacaaggccttagtgcaCAGATTCcatgggcttgtcttcattatGAAAAGAGGTATATTTTTAGCATGAATTAGTAGGGTTCACTTCAAAGAGCTAAcatgttcaaaatatttttatctagTATAGAATGATACAAACTATCTTTCCTGTCCCATTAATTGGTTTTTGAAGTGCAAATACCACCACTGTGGTGCCTCAATGCTGCATAGGGAGTGGAAGTCTTTGAAACATGCAGGTCTTATTTCTGTTCATCCTTTAAAAATCTTTGGGAAAAATCTAGGCTTTGTTATTTTCCAAAGACTTCCACTCCCTTCATAGAACTAAGCATCACTAGCAGCAGAAAGCTTGAAGAAGAACCTGTTCTAGATTCTTTGGGAGCTGTGACTAGTGGTAAATACCATGATCCATACAGCCTTATTATTCTGAGTGGCTGAACTGAACATGTGCTTTCTTCAAGATTATTGTTTCCATAACCAAGCTAAACCCCctaaactaatttttaaattaagagtaTGCCATGCTTAATTTTGTTTGAGAGAAACATTAATTTTGATAGTTGTGTCATGTAAGGaatttcccacccaccccagagCATAACTCTTAAGGTGTGCAAAAAAGCAGTTTTCCAAACTTACTGGTTAAATAGGAGTTGATTCCTTATATTTTCTGCTctctctaaaaataaaatgagaatataaatattaaatcaaCAAAAGGAGAAGTGACATCAAGACATTCAGAGATAGGAATTAACTGCAGGAAAAAGGTTCTACTCTTTCTGACTTTTGATGTGCCCTCTCACAGTCAGAAAACCAGAGGAACAGAACAGCTTGACATTCTGTTAACTCTTTTCAGGTACTTGCTACACAAACTTTTGGGAGCTGGGAATAGATAGAAGGATATTCTGCTGGGTCTGTAGAAATTGAATGCTAAATACACCTCTACTctgatataacgcggtcctcgggagccaaaaaatcttaccgcgttatattgaacttgctttggcctcaagcatttaaattattaatagtcacttcctgccccctgacccatccaaccccccccgctccttgactgccccgacccctatccacacccgccccctgacaggccccccgggactcccacaccctatccaacacccccgtTCCCCGTCACCCGACCGCCCCGCCCTCGGAACctctgaaccatccaaccccctgctccttgtcccctgaccgccccccaaaaccctctgccccttatcctacccctcggccccggcccagcacccttaacatgctgctcagagcagcatgtcagaGCCAGACACACTCACGCGCTGATCCGCCGGAGcgcacagccccaccccccagagcatTGCTTTACAGTGTTATatctgaattcgtgttatattgggtcacgttatatcggggtagaggtgtatatagaATAGGAACGTTTATTTTGATCCATCAAAAGTTTCCTCTTAGTTACATGATCTACAGATCTGTTAACTAATGGGCTCTCAGCCTGCATGCAGCTACGTAGGCTGAATCAGACCTGTCAGTCACTGACAGTTGGCCCCCCTACCCTATCAGTGACTGACAGGTCTAATTCTGCTTATGTAGCTGCATGCATGCTGAAAAACCACTGGCCAACAGATCTGTAGACCTtgtaattgaaaaagaaaaatttttACCTGtattttctggctctgccacattaGTTTGAAGATCTGTCTGGAAAACCCTGAAACAAAGAACAGAACAGACATTTTACAGGCTACACAAAATTATCTCTACTGGAGCAAAGGATGTTCTGTTTAAAACcaagtaaaaaaaatcagttttgatttcagtccttctctgtattgtaTGTTCTACAAAATACCTGAACACAAGTGCTCAGAAAGACAAGAACTTACCTCCAACTTCCCATGGGAAATTATCTTTATTAGACTTAAAATGAAAGCCACAAAGTGAATTAATGACACAACCAAAACATTCTAGTTATAAAATCTTCCCTTTTGCCTTCTTTTCGAGACAGGCAAAAGAATAGGTTAAGGAGCTCTTCAAATTCCTGAGGTCTCTGACTTTCTATTTTCTCCTGTCACCAATAATATTCAGTTCCTTCACTTGAATTCTCATGCATTTATGCAGACCTATCAGTTTCACTGGCCACCAGCTCACTGCCTGGAATGTACATTTATACATAAACAATCTGTAGATCAGCAAGCTTCAGATTAAACTTACTTTATGGTATCTGCAAAGCTGACACGGCGAGAGTTCTTCCGACGCTTCTCAGTGTCATAATCCTAAAGATAGAGAGAGGACACAACAATATGATTTACAGGTGACTGTTAATCTTATTCCATATAAACCAGCAAACCATTCCTTGGAGATGATGGGCGCACAATAAATGGAATGCATTTACTATCATCTTTAACAGCTCATCAGAGCACAAAAACTGGAGTTCATATATAATCCACAAAGTTATGTAGTAGAGAACCAATTAGACATAAGGATGCAGCCCTTAAAATACATCTTCTGCACTAACTGTTCTCCATGCTAATGTGACATGTCTGATACACAGTTTCAGATTTCAATATAGCCAAGCATAGTTTATCTAGAAGAACAGTAATTCCATCTGCAGCTTTTCTCAGACTTCCCTTTCCCTAACCTACAGATCCCCTAGAGCAAGCAGCTATTGTGGAGTCTTCCTCTCAAAAATCAGTCATCTCTCAGGCACAGTAAGTAGAGCACTACTGACAAGCAGTGTCTCTCATACTGCCTGACACACTAGAAAATGCATATGGTGCCGAGCAAGAAATTTACAGAATTGCTCTCAGTTCTGCCAAGAAGGATGGGAAGAAAAAGATTCATCCTCACTACTGTGAGGAGAGATGTGTCAAAGAATCACAAAATAACCACAGCACAGTGTCTTGCAATAGCACTGTTTGTATTGCATCACTATGATGACACTCACAAGGTAAACAGTGCAATGGAATGTTAGgactcagattcatagatactaaggtcagaagggagcattctgatcatctagtctgacttcctgcacaacacaggccacagaat
This DNA window, taken from Dermochelys coriacea isolate rDerCor1 chromosome 6, rDerCor1.pri.v4, whole genome shotgun sequence, encodes the following:
- the KNL1 gene encoding kinetochore scaffold 1 isoform X2, with protein sequence MDRIYSESNEENDHTECIRRQRLSSILKAPRSPLKDLGSGNEFTQDYDTEKRRKNSRRVSFADTIKVFQTDLQTNVAEPENTERAENIRNQLLFNQNEGPETIQCEITGMDTLLHAPIQTPVQQTECHDTDNNQTNRNDRTLIFLDENEMDMTASHTAVITRNLKSNEEIDKPRKIDIKSFLAGLTSKNERPEMNKEFRFFCDPTETNYACPSLQQKPDFEPVKKIDFSEFLTSLKSSEMFANPTLEGPDKENLFFVPSQLPETSKFSPVECVYSHAQENTSNVTRIFRGQDDEMDITKCHVSNINTMFPNTCEAISKQLECGDVTVACGDMDMTASQTVKMSLSKNNTFNIEKQSQTIRMDLSSSFVADQSRLKRTSNHQLIVPQDPERCVEKKTVSVEDEEGITRSHAILIDNHKASQTSNQGCRTRTVVPGCVSFEPIFHGDKTIVFSSFNDMEVTGNCTFVNYNETSKAIGKSCYEAFQKPGNAISLLMEKTVSRDDDMDVTKCQITSDNQVLRQCKNNAHTISSVTDNRSENGIQNHRAASETLGLNSSANPGSWTSKGTFQHSTVTSLLVSQPNDKTIVFSGEGMGLTRSYIAKDVKKGIASQLPPVSAGMSTSVKFKPQIFGNKSSSSNLNEQEEMEITKCHAIIIDHQNSEITTSQQRMQPKTIPGENWNKEVNEAVSLLLNLDKENPLSGMGDHRDIKRSHPNPKTIIFSSQEQEMEVPKSHTIASNNCVLKPLQRQNCEISQQLRKSLVNPSLAYTNDKTVDFPDDQSMDITRNHTAALDFAPILVAQEYESTHTQNSVISKPQQPQNKTLLFSDGSDIDITRSQTAAIECGSLGMNSNQKNDTPGNNKIPALAAPRFAFTSGNETLPSDIKGNVHFGKTAEIHTDSENSDLQQPSHTMAALNKVLSNTANSERLSSTSKAASSLSSKQDFIKTARTSMPDTKNSQMASLLEKSVVFFSEENMDLTGSCVVNFPDTVLTERKDNTLFPKKKDLTSCLTIIAADSLQQQGCDQCPLIYGKKMLSNNGLKPLSLSNEKTVIFSVDDDMEMTKSHTMASDNKIYLQGESSSNVIPLIPADKTVVFTYNDDMEITRPNTVVIDKPMEKAASQTVPKLGKGTGRKSLIGSTSEKTVVFSLGGENDMEITKSHTAAINSEIASQGERAPQTQSVVHGDKMVFVFNQDDMEITESHTIDKTMERVMHEDRLKLDKWVGQEAFSNSKTVVFAMGDDMETTKIHTVSLDDDIALQGGQTTHVGPVLPVNETIVFTCNQDKMDITASHTVAINSNNLKGSENQEVSSKNHQQQNLCRTSAPTCGEKMYFMHVEDLDKGCHSDFRDKHGLDFPALSVLVFPYKKEETDTLKIHHVATEKSIGPVTLPLPEVTLDIVQEPQNVVNLSKGNSSSVYCQDLKKQVKPKSKRVSFKLPENQIESSTYKIESQRKEVAENSFLDCDGENGNGVSQVQIPVQQSHLFKEISDSLNRDAVNMLDPGSIDLKDDPGKLTSSGHERRSTELDIYGADTVILSYKETKENEGVSAEWEKLRKDSQKDFEQTKQFSQVNDIPAEQVDPGLVSELSGIINICSRLKNCRRKSEVVPLSQTATVSNLADSFPKLATQPEDPLSLGKDVEKESNNTFCIKEEENIYFETGDAPSDTTHTDKCHMRKLPLGIFSPKLPNKRNSTVPSVEDLNAKSMGGVEVQVPEINLVTSKTSDNIYPIGRQNLSPSQYIDEELLPTCPEEMDSVEIKNYEPLDETCKEMNKKEIFHNKNCPLEEQETCSNQKRAWEQEEEELQKGKKIKRAESWDGDTTTEQQASSSIILSHTQGETHEDENPPSLSAKSLERSNSSNSCSLDSLKADTDFSMQRSSQMESQLLMDSICEQNLFEKFQDGVITVGEFFTLLQVHILIQKPRQSHLPANELLDVPEIMHTALLESGNI
- the KNL1 gene encoding kinetochore scaffold 1 isoform X1, with protein sequence MDRIYSESNEENDHTECIRRQRLSSILKAPRSPLKDLGSGNEFTQDYDTEKRRKNSRRVSFADTIKVFQTDLQTNVAEPENTERAENIRNQLLFNQNEGPETIQCEITGMDTLLHAPIQTPVQQTECHDTDNNQTNRNDRTLIFLDENEMDMTASHTAVITRNLKSNEEIDKPRKIDIKSFLAGLTSKNERPEMNKEFRFFCDPTETNYACPSLQQKPDFEPVKKIDFSEFLTSLKSSEMFANPTLEGPDKENLFFVPSQLPETSKFSPVECVYSHAQENTSNVTRIFRGQDDEMDITKCHVSNINTMFPNTCEAISKQLECGDVTVACGDMDMTASQTVKMSLSKNNTFNIEKQSQTIRMDLSSSFVADQSRLKRTSNHQLIVPQDPERCVEKKTVSVEDEEGITRSHAILIDNHKASQTSNQGCRTRTVVPGCVSFEPIFHGDKTIVFSSFNDMEVTGNCTFVNYNETSKAIGKSCYEAFQKPGNAISLLMEKTVSRDDDMDVTKCQITSDNQVLRQCKNNAHTISSVTDNRSENGIQNHRAASETLGLNSSANPGSWTSKGTFQHSTVTSLLVSQPNDKTIVFSGEGMGLTRSYIAKDVKKGIASQLPPVSAGMSTSVKFKPQIFGNKSSSSNLNEQEEMEITKCHAIIIDHQNSEITTSQQRMQPKTIPGENWNKEVNEAVSLLLNLDKENPLSGMGDHRDIKRSHPNPKTIIFSSQEQEMEVPKSHTIASNNCVLKPLQRQNCEISQQLRKSLVNPSLAYTNDKTVDFPDDQSMDITRNHTAALDFAPILVAQEYESTHTQNSVISKPQQPQNKTLLFSDGSDIDITRSQTAAIECGSLGMNSNQKNDTPGNNKIPALAAPRFAFTSGNETLPSDIKGNVHFGKTAEIHTDSENSDLQQPSHTMAALNKVLSNTANSERLSSTSKAASSLSSKQDFIKTARTSMPDTKNSQMASLLEKSVVFFSEENMDLTGSCVVNFPDTVLTERKDNTLFPKKKDLTSCLTIIAADSLQQQGCDQCPLIYGKKMLSNNGLKPLSLSNEKTVIFSVDDDMEMTKSHTMASDNKIYLQGESSSNVIPLIPADKTVVFTYNDDMEITRPNTVVIDKPMEKAASQTVPKLGKGTGRKSLIGSTSEKTVVFSLGGENDMEITKSHTAAINSEIASQGERAPQTQSVVHGDKMVFVFNQDDMEITESHTIDKTMERVMHEDRLKLDKWVGQEAFSNSKTVVFAMGDDMETTKIHTVSLDDDIALQGGQTTHVGPVLPVNETIVFTCNQDKMDITASHTVAINSNNLKGSENQEVSSKNHQQQNLCRTSAPTCGEKMYFMHVEDLDKGCHSDFRDKHGLDFPALSVLVFPYKKEETDTLKIHHVATEKSIGPVTLPLPEVTLDIVQEPQNVVNLSKGNSSSVYCQDLKKQVKPKSKRVSFKLPENQIESSTYKIESQRKEVAENSFLDCDGENGNGVSQVQIPVQQSHLFKEISDSLNRDAVNMLDPGSIDLKDDPGKLTSSGHERRSTELDIYGADTVILSYKETKENEGVSAEWEKLRKDSQKDFEQTKQFSQVNDIPAEQVDPGLVSELSGIINICSRLKNCRRKSEVVPLSQTATVSNLADSFPKLATQPEDPLSLGKDVEKESNNTFCIKEEENIYFETGDAPSDTTHTDKCHMRKLPLGIFSPKLPNKRNSTVPSVEDLNAKSMGGVEVQVPEINLVTSKTSDNIYPIGRQNLSPSQYIDEELLPTCPEEMDSVEIKNYEPLDETCKEMNKKEIFHNKNCPLEEQETCSNQKRAWEQEEEELQKGKKIKRAESWDGDTTTEQQASSSIILSHTQGETHEDENPPSLSAKSLERSNSSNSCSLDSLKADTDFSMQRSSQMESQLLMDSICEQNLFEKFQDGVITVGEFFTLLQVHILIQKPRQSHLPANYAVNTAPTPEDLIFSQYIYRPKLQIYEEDCQVLSLMIEDLKLCAGVQDKLLVDVNKSLWEVMRTFSDKELKNFGTELNKMKSCFTKKSKVLAHKGKVKLYDSLMQNTQIQCEKLQSRIAKMDEFLREMDSCLFALETVTKLEECEADISDPVSEWESKVRNSEKELENLKVQEEELQRDLSNLEVQKKQGFSEINRLKNKANDCEELLDKYNFTEWEISEWSDQQAVFTFLYDSIELTITFGPPVDGAIFNHNPCRKIVDMSFESLLDEEKAPLSSCLVQRLIFQFIESQGSWHTKCTTMDHLPQMLHEVSLVVNRCRLLGEEIEFLNRWGGKFNLLKTEVNNTKVKLLFSTSTAFAKFEVTLSISANYPSGPLPFTVQKWIGSLGHDEISAVLSNVPLGTNYLTRMVKMIYHNLLQGSLIIH